From a region of the Solanum stenotomum isolate F172 chromosome 2, ASM1918654v1, whole genome shotgun sequence genome:
- the LOC125857141 gene encoding low-temperature-induced cysteine proteinase-like, with amino-acid sequence MAIRLSTLTISILVMVVSSVAVTSAAEDMSIISYNDKHHTIGAGRTDDEVLSLYESWLVEHKKVYNALGEKDKRFQIFKDNLKYIDEHNAMPEKSYKLGLTKFADLTNEEYRSIYLGTKSDASRRLSSRQSDRYAPKVGDRLPESVDWVKKGVLVGVKDQGQCGSCWAFSAVAVIEAVNKLKTGDSISLSEQELVDCDTSTNSGCDGGLMDYAFEFVIKNGGLDTEEDYPYTGKDGRCDQTRKNAKVVTIDGYEDVPKNDEQAMKKAIASQPVSVAIEAGGKDFQHYKSGIFTGKCGAAVDHGVVAVGYGSENGMDYWIVRNSWGASWGEHGYLRMQRNIANPKGLCGIATGVSYPVKTGQNPPKPAPSPPSPVKPPTTCDDMYSCPSGTTCCCVYEYYHMCFAWGCCPMEGATCCKDHNSCCPHDYPVCNVKAGTCSISKNNPLAVKAMSHILAKPIGSFSNQGMKNTFT; translated from the exons ATGGCGATTCGTCTCTCCACTCTCACAATCTCGATCCTCGTAATGGTCGTGTCCTCCGTCGCCGTAACATCGGCGGCAGAGGACATGTCTATTATAAGCTACAACGACAAACATCACACGATCGGCGCCGGTCGGACCGATGACGAGGTCCTGTCTTTGTACGAATCGTGGCTAGTTGAACACAAAAAAGTGTACAACGCTTTGGGAGAAAAAGATAAACGGTTCCAGATCTTTAAAGATAACCTTAAATACATCGATGAACATAACGCTATGCCGGAGAAAAGTTATAAACTGGGTTTGACTAAGTTTGCTGATCTGACTAACGAGGAGTATAGGTCTATTTATTTGGGTACTAAGTCGGATGCTAGTCGCAGGTTGTCGAGTAGACAAAGTGATCGGTATGCTCCGAAGGTCGGAGATAGGTTGCCGGAATCTGTTGACTGGGTGAAAAAAGGCGTGCTTGTTGGTGTTAAGGATCAAGGACAATGTG GGAGTTGCTGGGCTTTCTCAGCAGTTGCTGTCATTGAAGCAGTAAACAAGTTAAAGACTGGAGATTCGATCTCATTATCCGAGCAGGAGCTGGTAGATTGTGATACTTCTACTAACTCTGGTTGCGACGGTGGTCTCATGGACTATGCTTTTGAATTCGTTATAAAAAATGGAGGACTCGACACTGAAGAAGATTACCCCTACACTGGCAAGGATGGAAGATGTGACCAAACAAGG AAGAATGCCAAGGTTGTCACCATTGACGGGTATGAAGATGTTCCTAAGAATGATGAACAGGCAATGAAAAAGGCTATTGCAAGTCAACCCGTCAGCGTTGCTATTGAAGCTGGTGGCAAAGACTTCCAGCACTATAAATCG GGCATCTTTACTGGGAAATGTGGTGCAGCAGTGGACCATGGTGTGGTTGCAGTGGGATATGGTAGCGAAAATGGCATGGATTATTGGATTGTGAGGAACTCGTGGGGTGCTTCCTGGGGAGAACATGGCTACCTCAGGATGCAGCGAAACATTGCCAACCCAAAGGGTTTGTGTGGTATTGCTACAGGTGTTTCTTACCCTGTCAAGACAGGCCAAAATCCCCCGAAACCAGCTCCATCTCCTCCATCGCCAGTCAAGCCACCCACTACTTGTGATGATATGTACAGTTGCCCATCAGGAACAACGTGCTGCTGTGTCTACGAGTACTATCACATGTGCTTTGCTTGGGGTTGCTGCCCTATGGAAGGAGCTACTTGCTGTAAAGACCATAACAGTTGCTGCCCACATGATTATCCTGTCTGCAATGTTAAAGCCGGCACCTGCTCAATT AGCAAGAACAACCCTCTTGCAGTCAAAGCAATGTCACACATTCTTGCCAAACCTATTGGATCCTTCAGCAATCAGGGAATGAAGAACACTTTTACTTGA
- the LOC125857152 gene encoding probable carbohydrate esterase At4g34215, whose product MKMKMKSILFNFNKKLQYASEEILLMLMFVFLLFYLRWIRSHNYQHHLLITNRSTDKLNKQIFILAGQSNMAGQGGVHNFTWDGIIPHECQPNPNNILRLSVTIKWEIAHEPLNYAVDCLHNCGVGPGMAFANAILKQEPNFGVIGLVPCSKSGTGIHAWIRGNMPYDQLISRAKFSLKHGGTIRGLLWFHGESDTKDKYTARYYKAKVIKFIQDLRDDLNSPLLPVIVVVLRYPKKPFDRKFKFVNVVRQAQMDIDLPNVIKVDANGLPVESDGLHLTTQGQIQLGNMMAQAFLNTKFQSLKFDSNKIYHMSS is encoded by the exons atgaagatgaagatgaagtcGATATTGTTCAATTTCAACAAGAAGTTACAATATGCATCTGAAGAAATATTGTTAATGTTGATGTTTGTTTTTCTTCTGTTTTACTTAAGGTGGATTAGAAGTCATAACTATCAACATCATCTACTAATTACAAATCGAAGCACAGACAAATTGAACAAACAAATATTCATATTAGCAGGACAAAGCAACATGGCAGGGCAAGGAGGTGTACACAACTTTACATGGGATGGTATAATACCTCATGAATGTCAACCTAATCCAAACAATATTCTTCGATTAAGTGTAACTATCAAGTGGGAAATTGCACATGAACCTCTTAATTACGCAGTTGATTGTCTTCATAATTGTGGAGTTGGTCCTGGAATGGCATTTGCTAATGCAATTCTTAAACAAGAACCAAATTTTGGAGTTATTGGTTTAGTGCCATGTTctaaatcaggtactggaattCATGCGTGGATTCGTGGAAATATGCCTTATGATCAATTGATAAGTAGAGCTAAGTTTTCTCTAAAACATGGAGGAACAATTAGAGGATTATTGTGGTTTCATGGTGAAAGTGATACAAAGGATAAGTATACAGCAAGATATTATAAAGCCAAAGTGATAAAGTTCATTCAAGATTTACGCGATGACTTGAATTCTCCTCTGCTTCCTGTTATTGTG GTTGTTCTACGTTATCCAAAAAAACCATTTgatagaaaatttaaatttgtaaatgTAGTGAGACAAGCACAGATGGATATTGATCTTCCAAATGTAATAAAAGTAGATGCTAATGGTCTACCAGTGGAATCAGATGGCCTTCATCTCACAACTCAAGGCCAAATCCAACTTGGTAATATGATGGCTCAGGCATTTCTCAACACCAAATTTCAATCTCTTAAATTTGATTCCAACAAGATTTATCATATGAGTAGCTAG